Sequence from the Mauremys mutica isolate MM-2020 ecotype Southern chromosome 2, ASM2049712v1, whole genome shotgun sequence genome:
ATGCTTCATGTAGTCTTTGGTTTCCCAAATGACACATTTTCCACTGgggcagaaagaaagaaatccagGAGAGGTCAAGACTAGATGAttaagatggtcccttctggccttaaagcatcagggtaatctgattgtgggtcatgagacattttgctgacattgaccgtccgcaggcatggccccccgcagctctcGGGAATAAAGTCTATGAGATAGGGCAATCTCAGGCTGAAGCTACACAGAGCAGTGGGAAGTTAGCTCATTTCTGTACATAGTTCCTGTTCACGATAAAGGCTTTATCCTGATACTTGTAAGCTCATGAGTAAGATACTATACAGACAAGCAGGAGGAGCCACTTTCAgtgggctcctgatgagcgtgtaTTGTTTCTGTGGAATCTGATCCTTGGGACAGACTTCGTCCATTCTCTTCTAATGTGGAATTTGCTGTAGTCACAACTTTTCCTCAGCTTCCAAAGCCACATTGTCAGTTTTTGTGGGCAACCAAGCTGAGATGCTAGCTCTCTAATGGATCATCTGAGAAGATATATGTCAATATTGCCCCAATGCGTAAGCACTAGCAGCAGTGACCATGGGTATGCTAAGACAGGAGCAGTAAAAAGAGCTCTTTTCAAATCTAAAACCACTAAATCATACTTGGCCACTGAAATGGTTTCCCTTTCTTGCTCAACCTATGCAATGGTTCCACAAGATTGGCAACCCCCCAAATAAACCTATTTTACAAAACTCTGCATATCTGAGAGTGTCTGGGGAAGTAGCTAGTTCTGCACAGCCTCCACTTTCATTTTGTCAATGGAAATTCCCTCCAATGAGTGTGTGCTTGAGGTTGATTACCTCTCTTTGGAACAACTCAGATTTCTTTGGGTTCAGCTTCAGACCACTGGTAGATGTATCAAAAGTTCAAAGGTTTTAGCATGCACTAAGATATCATAGCAATCAGGCTGAGAGGCATTCCATGCAGTATCCACTCCATAGCCTCTCAAACGTGGCCAGCACATTACACAAGCCATTCCTTTAGATTGTCACAGGCCTTGTCCTCTATGAAAGCAGTTTTCCCCTGTCTTTTGCCTCTGCTTTCACTTGCCAATACCCACTTTTAATATACAGTATGGAAAACCAGACTGAACCTGTTACAGCATCTAGGGTATCATCTATTCATGGTAATAGAATCTGATACTGCTATCTGGACTATAGAAAATGAAATCATTTTAAAGGATTCTTATCAAGGTTTTGTAGCCAATTTATTTATGTACCAGCATTTAACTAAACTGCTTCCCTTAAGTTTTATATTATTGCCAATTTCCCTTGTTTTACAAACCAAATTTAACAATTTTTCCAACTGTTCAAGAATGTCATGAACCACATTAGGATTCCCTTTTTGATCATACATAGTAGATATAAATCTGTACCCACAAGGCTCCTGGTGGATCTCATTGGTGGCTGCTGCTTCTTCTGTTGGACTGCTGTAAGGAAAGGTTCAAGTTCTGAGGCAAATCTCACAGTCCAAGGGTCTTTGGCCTCCTTTCTCTGATCTTGATCTTCAAGTCCCAGGCCAAGTATGCATCTATTAATTAACTCATCACTGATTTTTGCAGATATGACAGGAGTACAGGTTCCCTGAGTTCCTCTGCCAGTTCAGATAGGGTCTCTTCTTTCCTTCTCCTTCTAGCTCTTAGCTGTGTCCTGGCCATCTCAGATTGATAGCTACCTCTGAACTGCATATCAAGAGCTTGTACCAGATCTGGATCAAGTAATCTCTTTTCTAGGGGTAAGTTCTGCAGTACCATCAGTGCTGGGCCACCTTCTGCCTGGAACCCTGCCTTTTGTCCATCTTCACAGCATTCATTTAGGCTATGATGATGAACTGAGCCAAATAAGCCTCTTTTAGGGAACTTTTCCCTTTCTGAAATAATACAAAAGCCTACTATTTATGAGAGGAATCCCACCTATTCTATCTGGGCCTGCGTGGGTTATAAACAGGTTAGATACTGTAAATGTCCAATCTTACACAGGTTTTATGGCTGGTCCAATTCCCCACCCAGAAAGAATGGATCGGGAATTACTTCCCTACTCCCACTATGGTCTGTGATTCTTTGAATTCCTCCTCCAGATTATTTTTTAGCTCCTTAAGTTCTTGCTGCAGCTCATCATTGTTAGCAAGTTCCAAGTTGTCCAAAGCTTTCTTGCTCACCATTATTTCCCGGTACAAGGTAGTTAGACCAAGGTTGCTGGTCATCTAACTAATCCAGACAGAGAGTTTTGTGATTAGAGAGTTTCAGTCACTCCCAGGAAACCTCCAGATATTTCTTTAATTCCTTTTGTGAAATCTCCAGCTTTTGTTTAATTCTTGTTTTTGGTCCTGCTTTTAATTCCATTTGGTCATCTTTGATTTCTATGAGCACCTCTCATTTGTTCCAGTTTACTTCAACCAAAATATCAGCTCACAATTTCCCTCCATAGAGACTTTATCCAACTACTGGCACCAGAGTTAcccctttagctcaagcagttaGCCAAGATTTGGGGCCTTGCTGAGTTCTTtctattaggaggagaaattgattacATGAATTACTTATTTCTTTGGTGCAGTcttgtttatttataaagaatgCGCATGAAGTCCAATTAGCCTGAAAGAAGAGTGATTAGTACACCTATCAGCTTTAACCAGTCTGCAATTGATGACAGCCATTAACACCCTCCAGAATAACAGTATTATAGTGATGTGACTGTGACATTATACTTCagttaacaatttaataacacaTGTAATCTTAGTCCCTGTTTCCAATTACTATAAAACTTTGTCTAAAAATGTCTTTTGGATCAAAAATATCTCCTGCTTGGCATCAGCCTCCTAATGACATTtttgacactttaaaaaaaaacgtgCTTGTCTCTTTTGAAATTAGCTATATGTAAAAACAAGAAGATCAAACCAGCCAACACCCAGCCATATCTGTGTGTATTGGTTCAcaataaatattttcttattcTGAAAACATAATAATAAAGCAgtttagaaaaaaatgtaaagcTAATTTCCCAGTTAGTTCACCAGAAGAGTTTTATAGTATTTTCTCCTTGAATTGAAAGCACTGATACAATATTCAGTGGCCTAAACTCTGTGGTGCATCTCTATGTACTGTAAAGGAGTCACTGCAGGGTTAAATTTAGTACATTTTCTCAGTTAAGCAGTTGGTTAAGATTTTTATTACTTTTAAGATGGAACACATGCTCTCCATTCCCATGATCAGCCCTTCTGCACCTGTTGCAGGCTGAATTCATAGTCCTACTGAGGTCAGTGGGACTACCCAAAGTGTATTAAGTTAAGACTATGTGTACGTTTTTTGTAGAATTCTGGTCTTACTTAGTGTCTATAATTCTTACCAGTATTATGCATGGCACTGTAGGCttaattttacaaacatttttcaaatttggTATTCACTAATTCCAGTCTGACCTGGTGCAATAGAACATCTTCTTCAGTGTACTCCGTAATTCTGGACTTCGGAATGCATAAATCATAGGGTCAATGATGCCATTGCACAAGATGAGTGTAGCATTCACATGGAAAATGGTCATGTAGCAAGCACAGTAAGGGTTAAGTGGGCAAAATTTCATGAGGAGGATGTGAAGAAGAAAGGGTCCCCAACAGCAAAGGAAAACACCAAAGAAAATAGTTAATGTAATAGCTCCTTTCAAGTTAACTCtctggggacctgcactggtagGCAGTGAAGCGATCTTTTTGGCATGAGATCGTGCAAGCAAGAACATGTGGATATAGAggcaaaatataaaaattaacatAAAAGGAAACAGAATAGTGAAGGAAATGACCGTAGCTGTTTCATGGGAGAAGATGGTCATAGCAATGCCACTCCCCGCACAGAATGCCCAAATTACTGCCAGGATGATTAAAGCACGATTCAGTGTCATGATGTTATGATACTGTAATGCAAAAAATATAGTTATGTATCGGTCAGCTGCAATGGCTAACAAGCTGAAAACTGACCCCAGCAAAGACAGAACAAATAAAGAATCCATGACATCATCTATCTTGGTCTCCAAGTCTCCTCGAGGTGTCAGATACCCCATTTTGCATAAGATGATCAAGGTGTTCTCCAAAGTTTTGTACAGACTGACCAACATATCTGAAACTGATAAACTACAGATAAACAAGTACATGGGCAAGTGGAGATTCTTATTCTTGATCACAGCTATAAGGACAAGTAGGTTCTCCAGTATTCCAGCAATGGCAATTGTGAAAAAGACTTCTTCTGGTACTACAACCTGGGTGCAGTCACTGTTCATGGAGAGATTACTGATATTTTCAAATGAAGGAATGCGTGTCTGCCCTAGGAGTCTCATTATTTGAGAAGTGCTATCAGGCCTCATTTCTTCTGCTTGTAGAAAAATATGTGATTACTCAGGCGTGACTTCACTGAGACACCAACCTGTCATTCAGATAATCTTTTCTGTGGTGAAGCCTTTCTGGTTCTATCTTGAGCAATTGTAAGACTTAAGCGAGATGTATTCAGCAACCTATGATAAAATGTACAGAAAAGTAAGTGAGAGGAAAATTAATACATCTCTGTGACAAAATTAGATATTTTGAAGTTCAACCTATGAATTTACTGGAATGAACATTTTTCATCAGTAAACTGGTTTGGCTAAAGTAAGAGTTGTCCTAAGCCTCAGCCCAAACCTCAAAGGAAAATGAAATGTTAACTCCTTTTTAGGCTGAATAAAGATAAGTATATTTCCCTTCTTATTTGGCCTCCTACATTTGCTGAAATCGATCCCAGACTCCCTGAATATCTGGCAATGTTTACTTGCCTAGCTGCTTACTTTGAATAATTTTGGCACTTCTCACAAGATTGACAATATTACAAGAAACAACTAGATAAATGCCAACTGAAGCTGATGTGTAGGGCAACAGCATATTTACCTTTACACTTGTTTTGAGGCAATGCATGGGGATGCATGTGGAGTCacgtgcccctcaccccccagcttTGCTGCCTGGCTTGTAttgagcatgctcacacagactgagcatgctcagtaacactgctgaagccagctgccctcactctgccccaccACTGTCAGCAGGCATGGGTCATCTCTGCTTGTTCATATATGAAAACTTGTAAATATTTTTCATAGGTACATTAGAGATTATTTTGCTGGTGGAGCTGTCTGAAGCCACTTTTCAAGTAaatcaaaatgttctgatttGGCAAACATAACAGTAATTTAGGTTGAGATCCAAAGGAAATTCTTGAACAAATTTTACAGCCCAGCCCAAATACTGTACAATTTGTTCAAGAATTTCCTTTGGATCTCAGCCTAAATTACTGTTATGTTTGCCAAATCAGAATAACATTTTGAAAAGCTGAAAGCTTTGCTTCAGTGTACTTGATGCTCTTTTTTCATTATGACCTCAATCCAACCCCCAGTAAAGTCAACAggaatctttccatttactttaaaGGGAATTGGATCAAGCCCTGTATGCTTGTcgctagggttaccagatagcaactgtgaaaaaaatgggtgcctatataagtgcctatataagaaaaagggcaaaaccaggactgtccctttaaaaatgggacatctactaaatggagatatacctttttcatagaactggaagggaccgtgaaaggtcatcaagttcagacccctgcctttactagcaagACCGAGTATGGATTTTGCCtccaatccctaagtggcccccccttgaggattgaactcagaacacTGGGTTTAAGCAAGCCAAttgtcaaaccactgagctgtccctcccttcccctctggtTACCCTACTTGTAGCTATTCATTTAGATGTAAATTGGTGGATTACTTTGCCCTTGGGACAATAGGACCTAGAGCTTTCTGTCATTATTATGCCTCCAATTACAGAATACATTTACTGTTGCTATTGAGAATGCCCATAGTTAAAACCAGCAGAAGAAAGATTTTTAAGCTATATAAATCTGGGATCACATCTCTTCACAAGCCTGACCCACATAGCTATACCAACAGCAGTCTGTcgtgtagatatagccttagtTTTAAAGGGGCACACATAAAAGCCTCCTTTATGCTATACTCTTCCTCCCACTTCAAACCTCCTGTTATTGACAACAGATGTCAGCAATAAGTGCAGCTGAATTTGTGCTTGATATGGTTTAGCCACAACCTAGACAACTGTGTTCAGCCCCATTTCAGTAGCCAGTGGCTTTGACCACAGTTCACCCCAATTCAATCACTGAGTTTTCTGCTGCTGAGATTGTTAGCAAAGTTGTAAGTTGGGGTCATGGCTTTTGATAGCCATCAGGAACTGGACTAACACCTCCAATTCACTTCATTTaggtttaaaagaaaatattcagGAGAATGCCTGTGTTTATTTGAATGGCTCTGATGTGGAGTAAATGAGTTACATTATATGGCACAAATGCACTGCATCTAACTGAAAATTCTCTattataaataaaacatggtacTTCAGGAGGGAATTAATACTGAAAATGGGAGACTTAGCTTTGTCTGTAAATTGACAGGGATTTTTccagagacaaggcaggtgaggtaatatcttttattggaccaaacttctgttggttagaaagacaagctttccagctctcTGAGCTACTGCCACAGGGAAGCTTTAGGATTTATAAAGCTAGCAGTCAATTTCAGAACAATTTTATTTTGATATTTGATTCATTTAATAAAAACAGATAAAACTGTagttcaatgggatttaggcaaaGTATCTCCCACAGGGAAAAATGCATTTATTAAATCAATGTTTTTCATATATGGTTTCATTACAAGAGTCTTTTAGTTCTCATACTTAGCAGATACCACTGAGCTTATTTCCCCTGACCTTCTAGTAAGTAAGGCATCATATTCACACAGATCAATGGCATATTAAAAAGTAATGGATGCTGTTAAACCCTGGTCTGCAAGAACAAACTGTGTACATTCAATGGCTAGCAGCAgctattaattttaaaagaattggAGGGTGCTTATAATAGTCCATAAAACAGGGCTGTACAAGTGTTGCTTAACTGTTAACATGTTGAACTGAATGTCTAGAAGGTTAATTTGGGGAGTgggaaaaatgcaaaataaaaaccaGAATTTCATATTTCTTCTTCTGAAtactttttttcccaatttttttcataattaaaaataattgtaacCCAAACAATGACATGTGCTAGGGTTATGCCACTTACTGAACCTTAAATGATATCTGCTCAAACTGATATGGGAACAGGCCTGTCTGCCATTGTCCTGAAGTTTTCGGTTGTTCCTTAGAGGTTGTTCCTTAGAGGCTGTGGATTAAAAAACGCCTTGTAAAGcaaggttctcaaacttttcctAGGGTGGACCACATCTTAATGGAGCTAGTGTCTGATGGACCAACCTCACTCCCCTCTAGTGAGCATCCCATGGAGTGGACCACCATTACTACTTGCAGTCACATAACTTCCTGATGTAAGTACATTAATTGGTAACAGAAGGGCTTAtggtctaaataaacaagacagacacaggccCGGGGAAGGGCAATAACACACAAGCAGagcaaacaatgtgatggcagcaaacctCACGTTAGTGTTGcagtttttttgggggtgggtttACTTAGGAGTGGATCAGGTAACTGGAAtgaaaagggaaggggaggaagttGAAGGGGACAGAGCAAGGGAGAACAAGGTAAAAGGAGGAAGCGTGGAatgaagctgaggtgaagagactgaggGAGTGGGAGGGTTGTGGCAACAGGACAGAGAAATTCCAGTCAAAACGGTAAGAAAGTTCTACGAATGTCCCAGCATCCCTGCTTTGGTTGCTTCTGTCTATGGGCTGGAGGATCTGGCTGGTGCCTCTTTGCAGTTTTCCCCCAAGGCCatgtggggggttggggaagagagACACCACCTAGGTCCTAGTGCCCCCAAAGTATTTATGGGGGAATCTCCCCTTCATAGTCCTGGGTCCAGGAGTGTTCCAGGCTCGGCCCTATATTACTTCTTGCCCCTCAGCCCCTGCTTTGGCTACTTCTACCTCTGGTAGCTAGAGTAGCTCCTCTCTGCAGTTTCCCCCCAAGCTGATATGAGGATAGGATGGAGAGGCACCACTGGGTCCTAGTGCTCCTCTTTTTCACACCACTTTGGTAGCttaaggcagtgtttctcaaagtggtggtccgcGGATCAGTGCCGGTCCGCGAGCCATTGGCTGCTGGTCCGTGgtgagtttcctcataagagtgttgaataggataataatatggcaccggtccctggcacactggaaaaaaaaattaccgGTCCCtcacatcagatagcttgagaagcactggcTTAAGGCACATTTACACTGTCAAAGGGGCATAAAGGAGCCTTTGCATAACTGAGAATCAGGTCCCAGGGCTTGTCCTTTGAGGTGCTGATCACTCTGAACTCTTACTGGCCGCAATGGGAATTGAAGGCTCTCAGCACTACACAGGATTGAGCCCTTAAACATAATGCAGGGCTCCCTTTGTGTAAATCCCTGTAGATCTGGCCAGAAAATATCATTTCCTGTGTACTACAATTGCACTGAAGAAACTGTAGCACTTGGACGTTCCAGGAGCTCATCAGTTCTGCACTTGAGTTTTTACTGAATAGAGCTTTAGTTCATTAGACTAAAAAAAGTTATAAATTGGCTTATTTTCCTTGTCTTCTACCTCCAGGTAAGATATAGTTTCAGCTCTGATCTATAATGCATAAAATGATAAGGCCTTGAGACACATTCAATAAACTGTATTTCTTAAACTTTCATCACTTCTTAGCTTCCTTTGCCATATTTGAATAATTGATATAAAACCTTTGCACTCCAGCCTAGAGAGAGGGCAACTATAATTACTCTCTAAACCCTTGGCTGTACATGATACACTGAACACGGAATGATTTTTCTTGGGTTCTCTTGGACTGCACAAAATGACTATGATAAACTCATCAATAAGGCAGAAATGAAGGATTTACATCAGGCTTGcagattttgtttattttagaaaaaatgcCACCTATTAGGCTAGAAAGGTGATAAGTTGCATTTTTAGAGATACTGTGGCGTTAGCCTTGGTGGCATTCTAAATGATTAAGTATATCTCCTTTATCCAGAACCCACTGCCCCTGCAAAAGCTTTTGTCACTAGAGCAGGTTATGCATCTCCAGCATTTCAGTCCTGAAGCTACTCCATTtaattcagtggcaaaactcccattgactttgatgggagcagaatcaggatCTTCATCATGAAGTCGCACTGGAAGTCTGTTCACTTTATTTTCTACCTCTAAAATAGCCAGGAGTGGAATAATGACTCAATTCAGAGGTGGTTTTGCAAGCTGTGTTTGATTGGTTCCATGTAGCGCTGCTTAAAGCATACTTCAGACTTTTTGTAGATGATAGCCCAACTCCTATGTCTGAGATACATTAATGCGGCCAGGAGAAATACAATATTCACTGCTcccttttataa
This genomic interval carries:
- the MC2R gene encoding adrenocorticotropic hormone receptor, with the translated sequence MRPDSTSQIMRLLGQTRIPSFENISNLSMNSDCTQVVVPEEVFFTIAIAGILENLLVLIAVIKNKNLHLPMYLFICSLSVSDMLVSLYKTLENTLIILCKMGYLTPRGDLETKIDDVMDSLFVLSLLGSVFSLLAIAADRYITIFFALQYHNIMTLNRALIILAVIWAFCAGSGIAMTIFSHETATVISFTILFPFMLIFIFCLYIHMFLLARSHAKKIASLPTSAGPQRVNLKGAITLTIFFGVFLCCWGPFLLHILLMKFCPLNPYCACYMTIFHVNATLILCNGIIDPMIYAFRSPELRSTLKKMFYCTRSDWN